A genomic region of Persephonella marina EX-H1 contains the following coding sequences:
- a CDS encoding ABC transporter ATP-binding protein: MSILIKLENIVKEYESFGIRTKVLKGIDLTVRKGEFVSIMGVSGSGKTTLMNIIGCLDTPTSGKYYFEGMDVSDLDDDKLSEIRNEYIGFVFQQFYLINYLTVLENVIVPTIYSRKPPENPKDKAKKLLERVGLEEKLSFKPNQLSGGQQQRVAIARALINDPDLILADEPTGALDSKTASEIMDIFKELNREGKTIIVVTHDPKVAGIADRIIRIEDGKIID, from the coding sequence ATGAGCATACTTATAAAACTTGAAAATATAGTTAAAGAGTACGAAAGCTTTGGAATAAGAACAAAGGTTTTAAAAGGTATTGATCTGACAGTCAGAAAAGGTGAGTTTGTCTCAATTATGGGTGTTTCAGGATCAGGAAAAACAACACTGATGAATATTATAGGTTGTCTTGATACACCAACCTCCGGAAAGTACTACTTTGAGGGAATGGATGTTTCAGATCTTGATGATGATAAACTTTCAGAGATAAGAAATGAGTATATAGGTTTCGTATTCCAGCAGTTTTATCTTATAAACTATCTTACAGTTCTGGAAAATGTAATTGTCCCAACAATATACTCCAGAAAACCACCTGAAAACCCGAAGGATAAAGCTAAAAAACTTCTTGAAAGGGTTGGACTTGAGGAGAAGCTCTCATTCAAACCAAACCAGCTTTCAGGGGGCCAGCAGCAGAGGGTAGCTATAGCAAGAGCTCTTATAAATGATCCGGATTTAATACTTGCTGATGAACCAACAGGAGCCCTTGACAGTAAAACAGCCTCAGAGATTATGGATATATTCAAAGAACTTAACAGAGAGGGAAAAACTATCATAGTTGTAACACACGATCCAAAAGTTGCAGGTATTGCAGATAGAATTATAAGGATTGAAGATGGTAAAATAATTGACTAA
- a CDS encoding peptidoglycan D,D-transpeptidase FtsI family protein translates to MNKTRVYIFSGLIIIGLLLVVLRLAYFQIYKRDEFLSYIQKQYYTKENIVLPRGTIFDSNGKILGISVPTISIYAIPRYIENKKEVAKNLSKILKIPERTLLKKLYNHSRYVVLAENVDKSLKPRIQNLKKMLKEWNIGIIESSIRYYPLKSVAGSTIGFVSRKEGIGLEGLEYKYNKILGGGIGKILLMKDATGNPFTIEKEIKKTDPKNLVLTIDSNIQYITEEILRDFVRERKPKEAAIIIMNPFTGEILANATYPTYDPNRYWLYRNHKNITFHSAYEPGSLAKPFVLAEAIDEGVVNFNRRYYCGEGKIVVDGKKIRDHKKFKMLTAEEIIIYSSNVGAIKLALKLDPKKFYKKLFSLGFGRSTKTFPGEASGILRPDYRPVQIAYASIGQSWTATPIQIALAYSAIANGGYLLKPRLVKQIVDPFTGEKKEFKKEVVGKVLSDKSLKKLREVLIKVVEIGTAKKGKSKYFTIAGKTGTAQKYDPKIKALSNEKFYTWFAGYFPAENPKFTVVIFANEPQKIYRWERIGGGSVSSPVLKALVDRLMFYIKEKPDKNGGSYAVKNSP, encoded by the coding sequence ATGAATAAAACCAGAGTATACATATTTTCTGGTCTGATAATAATCGGTCTTCTTCTCGTTGTTCTCAGACTTGCATACTTCCAGATATACAAGAGGGATGAGTTTCTTTCATACATACAAAAACAGTACTACACAAAAGAAAATATAGTCCTGCCCAGGGGAACAATATTTGACTCAAACGGTAAAATTCTCGGCATCAGTGTACCAACAATAAGTATATACGCTATTCCAAGGTATATTGAAAATAAAAAAGAGGTAGCAAAAAACCTGTCAAAAATACTTAAAATTCCGGAAAGAACACTCCTCAAAAAATTATACAACCACAGCAGATATGTAGTCCTTGCTGAGAATGTTGACAAATCATTAAAACCAAGAATACAGAATCTAAAAAAGATGCTGAAAGAATGGAATATAGGAATAATAGAGAGCAGTATAAGATACTACCCTTTAAAATCCGTAGCAGGAAGTACGATAGGTTTTGTGAGCAGAAAAGAAGGTATAGGTCTTGAAGGTCTTGAGTACAAGTACAACAAGATTTTAGGAGGGGGTATCGGAAAGATACTTTTAATGAAAGATGCAACAGGAAACCCATTTACTATAGAAAAGGAGATTAAAAAAACAGATCCAAAAAATCTCGTTCTGACTATAGACAGCAATATACAGTACATAACAGAGGAGATACTGAGAGATTTTGTCAGGGAGAGAAAACCGAAAGAAGCTGCAATAATAATAATGAACCCATTCACAGGGGAGATTCTCGCAAACGCAACTTACCCAACATACGATCCAAACAGATACTGGCTTTACAGAAATCACAAAAACATAACATTCCACAGTGCATATGAGCCTGGATCACTTGCAAAACCGTTTGTTTTAGCTGAGGCTATAGATGAGGGAGTTGTAAACTTTAACAGAAGGTATTACTGTGGGGAAGGAAAGATAGTTGTTGACGGGAAAAAGATAAGAGATCATAAGAAATTCAAGATGCTGACAGCAGAGGAGATAATAATCTACTCATCAAATGTTGGGGCTATAAAGCTTGCATTAAAACTTGATCCTAAAAAGTTCTACAAAAAACTGTTCAGTCTCGGCTTTGGAAGATCAACAAAAACATTTCCTGGAGAAGCATCAGGTATATTAAGACCGGATTACAGACCTGTCCAGATAGCATACGCATCAATCGGTCAGTCATGGACGGCAACACCTATCCAGATAGCACTCGCATACTCAGCTATAGCAAATGGTGGATATCTCCTCAAACCAAGACTCGTTAAACAGATCGTTGATCCTTTCACAGGAGAGAAAAAGGAATTTAAAAAAGAGGTTGTAGGTAAGGTATTAAGTGATAAAAGCTTAAAAAAACTGAGGGAAGTTCTGATAAAGGTCGTTGAGATAGGAACAGCAAAAAAAGGGAAATCTAAATACTTTACTATAGCAGGAAAAACAGGAACAGCACAGAAGTACGATCCAAAGATAAAAGCCCTATCAAATGAAAAATTCTACACATGGTTTGCAGGATACTTCCCTGCAGAAAATCCAAAATTCACCGTTGTTATATTTGCAAACGAACCACAGAAGATATACAGATGGGAAAGAATTGGAGGAGGATCCGTCTCCTCACCTGTTCTTAAAGCCCTCGTTGATAGACTTATGTTTTATATAAAGGAAAAACCTGACAAAAATGGAGGAAGCTATGCAGTTAAAAACTCACCTTAA
- a CDS encoding TolC family protein, producing the protein MKRYILFILLFVNISYGITVEEAIKRAKENLPLYYQGLSDFRSYFYAYRSSVSQFFPSLSYGFSYTRYSDKKPFNYFSRTHSLSLSWSIYNSGYRYFDYRSALHRYRASEYSLDEIILDIVFQVKYAYLKSAAAKERLKFRKIQFRAAKADYELAIDKKKLGLVKRSDVLQAKVRFENAKYSLVQAENEYRKSVAELNSLIGLPLKNDTEIDTSILDKYTENNFPDFEKLKEIAFSVRPEIKSLKETVKAYEESSKIYIFQYTPSVNVFYSINNSYSGYFGKDRYSSYGITLDWVIFSGLKRYYDYLSSKEKVRYNRYALKELKRSIELNLFKKNEDLKTAYTKLELARTILEQAEINYKQVLGEYKAGTSDIIALLTAESSLASAHETYVQSILELAITKISIERELGVEDINKVWGSR; encoded by the coding sequence ATGAAAAGATACATTCTTTTTATACTGCTTTTTGTGAATATATCTTACGGTATAACAGTTGAGGAAGCTATAAAAAGAGCCAAGGAAAATCTTCCCCTTTACTACCAGGGTTTATCTGATTTCAGATCTTACTTTTATGCTTACAGATCATCAGTCTCCCAGTTTTTCCCATCACTGAGCTACGGGTTCAGCTATACAAGGTACAGTGATAAAAAGCCTTTTAACTACTTCAGCAGAACACACTCATTATCACTTAGCTGGAGCATATACAACAGCGGTTACAGATACTTTGATTACAGATCAGCACTTCACAGGTACAGAGCATCAGAGTACTCACTGGATGAGATCATCCTTGATATAGTATTTCAGGTAAAGTACGCATATCTTAAATCGGCTGCAGCAAAGGAGAGACTTAAATTCAGGAAGATACAGTTCAGGGCAGCAAAAGCCGATTATGAGCTTGCTATTGACAAAAAAAAGTTAGGTCTTGTTAAAAGATCTGATGTTCTTCAGGCAAAGGTTAGATTTGAGAACGCCAAGTACAGTCTTGTACAGGCTGAGAATGAGTACAGAAAATCGGTGGCAGAGCTGAACAGTCTTATAGGTCTTCCCTTAAAAAATGATACAGAGATAGACACATCCATTCTGGATAAATACACAGAGAACAACTTTCCTGATTTTGAAAAACTGAAAGAGATAGCCTTCAGTGTAAGACCAGAGATAAAAAGTCTTAAGGAGACAGTAAAGGCCTATGAGGAGAGCAGTAAGATATACATTTTCCAGTATACACCTTCTGTAAACGTTTTCTACTCTATCAACAACAGCTATTCAGGCTATTTTGGTAAGGACAGATACAGCTCTTACGGAATAACACTGGACTGGGTCATATTTTCAGGACTGAAAAGATACTATGATTATCTATCATCAAAGGAGAAGGTAAGGTACAACAGGTACGCATTGAAAGAACTCAAAAGAAGTATTGAGCTTAACCTTTTCAAGAAAAATGAAGATCTGAAGACAGCGTACACAAAACTTGAGCTTGCAAGAACTATACTTGAACAGGCTGAGATAAACTATAAACAGGTTCTTGGTGAGTATAAGGCAGGAACAAGCGATATAATAGCACTTTTAACAGCAGAAAGTTCATTAGCCTCAGCTCATGAAACCTACGTTCAGTCCATACTTGAGCTTGCGATAACAAAGATATCCATAGAAAGGGAGTTAGGGGTGGAAGATATTAACAAGGTATGGGGCAGCCGATGA
- a CDS encoding MBL fold metallo-hydrolase → MVPEERKVFDNGSHQNILLEDFGHGEMVQANVHLIVDNGEGMILDPGGHKVFKHLLAEIGGLIGVDNLKYIFLSHQDPDIVAAINGWLMTTKATAIAPVLWIRFIPHFGVDRLVVNRIKGIGDEGTIIKLGNSELYILPAHFMHAPGNFQVYDPVSKTLYSGDLGASLGQDYIYVENFDEHVQYMEGFHKRYIPSNRILKAWVRMARQLDIETIAPQHGAIMRGKEIVNKFFDWLEDLQCGIDLMEEIYKIPSSHFEG, encoded by the coding sequence ATGGTACCTGAGGAGAGAAAGGTTTTTGATAATGGATCTCATCAGAACATACTTCTTGAGGATTTTGGACATGGGGAGATGGTACAGGCGAACGTCCATCTCATAGTTGATAACGGTGAAGGTATGATCCTTGATCCTGGCGGACACAAGGTTTTCAAACATCTTCTTGCTGAGATAGGTGGCCTTATAGGTGTTGATAATCTCAAGTATATCTTCCTCTCACACCAGGATCCGGACATTGTTGCAGCAATAAACGGATGGCTTATGACCACAAAGGCAACAGCTATAGCACCTGTTCTATGGATAAGATTCATTCCACATTTTGGTGTTGACAGACTTGTTGTAAACAGGATAAAAGGTATAGGTGATGAGGGAACCATCATAAAATTAGGAAACTCTGAGCTTTATATACTTCCTGCCCATTTTATGCATGCCCCAGGAAACTTCCAGGTTTACGATCCTGTATCAAAAACATTATACTCAGGAGATCTTGGAGCATCTTTAGGACAGGATTATATATATGTTGAGAACTTTGATGAACATGTTCAGTATATGGAAGGTTTCCACAAAAGGTATATACCATCCAACAGGATACTTAAAGCCTGGGTGAGAATGGCAAGACAGCTTGATATAGAAACTATAGCTCCACAGCATGGAGCCATTATGAGAGGAAAAGAGATAGTCAATAAGTTCTTTGACTGGCTGGAAGATCTCCAGTGTGGTATAGATCTTATGGAGGAGATATATAAAATCCCATCATCACATTTTGAAGGTTAG
- a CDS encoding hotdog domain-containing protein, giving the protein MQLKTHLKINKRLCGEPIAVETDKYATVVLKTEEEMAADEKGLVHGGFIFGAADYCAMISVNHPNVVLAKAEVKFIKPVKVGKSIIFEGTVLEREGRKRTVEVIGKNESDQIVFSGKFYCVITEKHVLD; this is encoded by the coding sequence ATGCAGTTAAAAACTCACCTTAAGATAAACAAAAGACTCTGCGGTGAGCCTATAGCTGTTGAAACAGATAAATACGCAACAGTTGTTCTAAAAACAGAAGAGGAAATGGCTGCAGATGAAAAAGGGCTTGTACATGGTGGATTTATATTCGGAGCTGCAGATTACTGTGCTATGATCAGTGTAAACCATCCGAATGTAGTCCTTGCAAAAGCAGAGGTAAAGTTTATAAAACCTGTAAAGGTAGGAAAAAGTATCATATTTGAGGGAACAGTTCTGGAAAGAGAAGGAAGAAAAAGAACTGTAGAGGTTATAGGAAAAAATGAGTCAGATCAGATAGTTTTCTCAGGAAAGTTCTACTGTGTGATCACTGAAAAACACGTTCTTGACTGA
- a CDS encoding HIT family protein produces the protein MGNLDCPFCKPSPDEIVLKNELCYARFDKFPVNKGHILIIPFRHFNNYFDATKEEKIAIIELIDEVKEYLDKNFKPDGYNVGINVGESAGQTIFHVHVHVIPRYKGDMDNPKGGVRGVIPEKRVY, from the coding sequence GTGGGAAATTTAGATTGTCCTTTTTGTAAACCTTCACCAGACGAAATAGTCTTAAAAAATGAGTTATGCTATGCCAGATTTGACAAATTCCCTGTCAATAAAGGTCATATTCTCATTATCCCTTTTAGACATTTTAATAATTATTTTGATGCAACAAAAGAAGAAAAAATTGCTATTATTGAGCTAATAGATGAAGTTAAAGAGTATCTTGATAAAAATTTTAAGCCGGATGGGTATAATGTAGGAATAAACGTTGGAGAATCTGCGGGGCAGACTATTTTTCACGTGCATGTACACGTTATTCCAAGATATAAGGGGGATATGGATAATCCTAAAGGTGGCGTTAGAGGTGTAATTCCTGAAAAGAGAGTATATTAA
- a CDS encoding efflux RND transporter periplasmic adaptor subunit — MKKLIFATLIVISVFFAFLGYMKFGKKEEGIKVLKTEKVIRGKIEDVIEATAIVKTQVNAYVKVGARATGKIQKMNVDIGDHVKKGELIAIIDQREILKDIEKSEADLKKAKANLSEIRETYPLKIKEAEKRVNSAKAKYRYALWKYKREEELLKKEFTTEENFEIAKRELDKAKAELELAEATLERIKKEFVTKLERAEKEVEYAEKVLEKNKIRLTYTQIYSPIDGIVSKIAAREGETVVAGLQVANLITILDPSKLEVRIYTDETDIGKVKVGQKVFYYADAYPDKVFEGVISKIYPEPVVRENIVYYMTIVNVKKKYAKYLKPEMTVYAKIITGVKEDAILVPNRALKFEKGRQYVFKIVNGKPVKTYVKTGWISERYTEVIEGLKEGDTVATEVIIPIKTKKLPEKR; from the coding sequence ATGAAGAAACTTATATTCGCAACTTTGATAGTTATATCTGTTTTTTTTGCATTCTTAGGTTATATGAAATTTGGAAAAAAGGAAGAGGGAATAAAGGTATTAAAAACCGAGAAAGTTATAAGAGGTAAGATAGAGGATGTTATTGAGGCGACAGCTATCGTAAAGACACAGGTAAACGCCTATGTGAAAGTTGGGGCAAGGGCAACAGGAAAGATCCAGAAGATGAATGTAGATATCGGAGATCATGTTAAAAAAGGTGAGCTTATAGCTATAATAGATCAGAGGGAGATACTGAAAGATATAGAAAAATCAGAAGCAGATCTAAAAAAAGCAAAAGCAAATCTGAGTGAGATAAGGGAAACATACCCGTTAAAGATAAAAGAGGCAGAAAAGAGGGTAAACTCAGCAAAGGCAAAATACAGATATGCTCTCTGGAAGTATAAAAGAGAAGAGGAGCTCCTAAAAAAGGAGTTCACAACTGAGGAAAACTTTGAGATAGCAAAAAGGGAGCTTGATAAGGCTAAAGCAGAGCTTGAGCTTGCAGAAGCAACACTTGAGAGGATAAAGAAGGAGTTTGTAACAAAACTGGAAAGGGCAGAGAAAGAAGTTGAGTACGCAGAAAAAGTACTTGAAAAAAATAAGATAAGACTGACATATACACAGATATACTCACCTATAGATGGGATTGTATCAAAGATAGCAGCAAGGGAAGGTGAGACTGTTGTTGCAGGTCTTCAGGTTGCAAATCTCATAACAATACTTGATCCTTCAAAGCTTGAGGTAAGGATATACACGGATGAGACAGACATTGGTAAGGTGAAGGTTGGACAGAAGGTCTTTTACTACGCAGATGCATATCCTGATAAGGTTTTTGAAGGTGTTATATCAAAGATATACCCTGAACCTGTTGTAAGGGAGAATATCGTTTACTACATGACCATAGTAAATGTAAAAAAGAAGTACGCAAAGTATCTGAAGCCTGAGATGACAGTTTATGCAAAGATCATAACAGGTGTTAAGGAAGACGCTATCTTAGTTCCAAACAGAGCTTTAAAGTTTGAAAAAGGGAGACAGTATGTATTCAAGATAGTAAACGGAAAACCTGTAAAAACTTATGTAAAAACAGGATGGATCTCTGAGAGATACACAGAGGTTATTGAAGGATTAAAAGAGGGAGATACTGTAGCAACAGAGGTTATAATCCCAATAAAAACAAAGAAACTTCCAGAAAAAAGATGA
- a CDS encoding HNH endonuclease domain-containing protein, which translates to MRESRILRRFIERESKYASYKFALLRGIIEIIQEYDHLKIESGDEKILFPFGLLIEKWIFYYYPLIENNIPQIHGQKDISFRKELEFFIEKYRNNGGFLQFYNDYRHSKLKINEIKKLFYKIKNAIYNGPMKHLGYSSNRSYYSIFEYEKIRSRKVNIKSENFNLREYLINNYGFVKFDKNLYMLLNEFGSFINGTESIIFKWALFSSNINKTLDTEKIIFLLRKSTEVQRDVYDAKKVYDRYIRDLRCVWSNKRLDFANYEVDHALPFSVTFINDLWNLLPAHYEINRKKSDKIPTANLIEKRKEYIKNYWDVLFKEYKNRFLKEMEIGLTGVSGGDKKDLFNFGIEKLKQKSKFLIDQGYEPWEI; encoded by the coding sequence ATGCGTGAATCTAGAATTTTAAGAAGATTTATTGAGAGGGAGTCAAAATACGCTTCTTATAAGTTTGCCTTATTGAGGGGGATTATTGAAATAATACAGGAGTATGATCATCTGAAGATTGAATCTGGTGATGAAAAAATTTTATTTCCATTTGGACTTTTGATTGAAAAATGGATTTTTTACTATTACCCTCTCATTGAAAATAATATCCCTCAGATACATGGACAAAAGGATATCTCATTCAGAAAAGAGCTAGAGTTTTTTATTGAAAAATATAGAAATAACGGAGGTTTTTTACAGTTTTATAATGATTACAGGCATTCAAAACTTAAAATAAATGAGATTAAAAAGCTTTTTTATAAAATTAAAAATGCAATATACAATGGTCCAATGAAACACTTGGGTTATTCTTCTAATAGAAGCTATTACTCAATCTTTGAATATGAAAAAATCAGGAGTAGAAAAGTAAATATTAAGAGTGAGAATTTTAACTTACGAGAATACCTAATAAATAATTACGGCTTTGTAAAGTTTGATAAAAATCTTTATATGCTCTTAAATGAGTTTGGATCTTTCATAAATGGAACGGAATCCATTATATTCAAGTGGGCGTTATTCTCATCAAACATTAATAAGACATTGGATACAGAAAAGATCATCTTTCTTCTGAGAAAAAGTACAGAAGTTCAGCGGGATGTATATGATGCTAAAAAAGTTTATGACAGATATATTAGGGATTTAAGATGTGTATGGTCTAATAAAAGATTAGACTTTGCAAATTATGAAGTGGATCACGCATTACCTTTCTCGGTTACTTTCATAAATGATCTTTGGAATCTATTACCTGCACACTATGAGATAAACAGAAAGAAAAGTGATAAAATTCCGACAGCAAATCTAATAGAAAAGAGAAAAGAATATATTAAAAATTATTGGGATGTACTTTTTAAAGAATATAAAAATAGATTTTTAAAAGAGATGGAAATTGGATTGACAGGTGTTTCAGGTGGAGACAAAAAGGATTTATTTAATTTTGGCATCGAAAAATTAAAACAAAAAAGTAAATTTCTTATAGATCAGGGTTATGAGCCGTGGGAAATTTAG
- the ftsL gene encoding cell division protein FtsL: protein MGRALGLELKKDLAVIKKYVKYWIIIISVTFGLVMYNSLYFKTERDITQLVNKKNYLEAKNLQLKKEITRLSSPERISDIAKKRLKMKAVDYSRVHFIDLN from the coding sequence ATGGGAAGGGCATTAGGGTTAGAACTGAAGAAAGACCTGGCTGTAATAAAAAAATATGTTAAATACTGGATAATAATAATTTCCGTAACATTTGGTCTCGTTATGTACAACAGTCTTTATTTTAAAACGGAGAGAGATATAACACAGCTTGTTAACAAGAAAAACTACCTTGAAGCAAAGAACCTCCAGCTAAAAAAGGAGATAACCAGACTTTCATCCCCTGAAAGGATATCTGATATAGCAAAAAAGAGGCTTAAAATGAAAGCGGTGGATTACTCAAGGGTTCACTTTATAGATCTTAATTAA
- a CDS encoding peptidylprolyl isomerase: MFAKIAESKWMKFVLFITTFAFVGTAFVAIVIYKFAGNITGAAVVNGREISLQEFYYQVNVIQNRLENQGVDTAPLKKEIYDQALEAVIDRELLYQEAEKEGIAATKEEVKRAILDVEAFKEDGRFSKDRYIALLSGMNISPQLFEEIVRKDLSAQHLFTFLDASFYLSDEEINSYVYKQLSKLSGDFLYIKPQPLKISEEEAKRYYEKHKSEYTGKEGKEVIIYRIDIDKNNQEKSEKLAKDLFLRLKKGETEIKNEDIKIIFKDVIYDDTDSISNIPEELKKKLKEISPDKNIIFVKTDDAYYLSRFIRAVKEPLPYEKVKDEIYSKLKEDYEKRAVKELYEKISKESDKGIQSLMKKYDGKLEKIKDETVRDLIVRYGLTPEYMKLFIKDREGIIPLKDGILVYKIDKVTPPTDEESGELKKLVEPLLKNEKYNTLVQMYIDKLRKDAEIIRNERIFR; this comes from the coding sequence ATGTTTGCAAAGATAGCTGAATCAAAATGGATGAAATTTGTTCTTTTTATAACAACATTTGCCTTTGTTGGAACAGCCTTCGTAGCCATTGTGATATACAAATTCGCAGGGAATATAACAGGAGCTGCCGTTGTAAACGGCAGGGAGATATCACTGCAGGAGTTTTACTACCAGGTTAATGTTATACAGAACAGACTTGAAAATCAGGGGGTAGACACAGCACCTCTAAAAAAAGAGATATACGATCAGGCTCTTGAGGCTGTTATAGACAGGGAGCTTTTATACCAGGAAGCTGAAAAGGAAGGTATCGCAGCAACAAAAGAAGAGGTAAAAAGGGCGATACTTGATGTCGAGGCATTTAAGGAAGATGGACGTTTTTCAAAGGATAGATATATAGCATTACTCTCTGGAATGAATATATCCCCACAGCTTTTTGAGGAGATAGTAAGGAAAGATCTCTCAGCCCAGCATCTTTTCACATTCTTAGATGCATCATTTTATCTATCAGATGAGGAGATAAACTCGTATGTATACAAACAGCTATCAAAACTTTCAGGTGATTTTCTTTACATAAAACCTCAGCCTTTAAAGATCTCAGAAGAAGAGGCAAAAAGATACTACGAAAAACACAAAAGTGAGTACACAGGAAAGGAAGGTAAAGAGGTTATCATATACAGGATAGATATTGATAAAAACAATCAGGAGAAGTCTGAGAAGCTCGCAAAGGATCTTTTCTTAAGACTGAAAAAAGGTGAAACAGAGATAAAAAATGAGGATATAAAAATAATCTTCAAAGATGTTATTTATGATGACACAGACAGTATCTCAAATATACCTGAGGAGCTTAAAAAGAAGCTTAAGGAGATATCCCCTGATAAAAATATAATATTTGTTAAAACGGATGATGCATACTACCTTTCCAGATTTATAAGAGCTGTAAAAGAACCTCTACCGTATGAAAAAGTAAAAGATGAGATATACTCAAAACTAAAAGAGGACTACGAAAAACGAGCTGTAAAAGAACTTTATGAAAAGATATCAAAGGAAAGTGATAAAGGTATACAGAGCCTTATGAAAAAGTATGATGGTAAACTTGAGAAGATAAAGGATGAGACCGTAAGAGACCTGATAGTAAGATACGGTCTAACACCTGAATATATGAAGCTGTTTATTAAAGACAGAGAAGGTATAATACCTTTAAAAGATGGTATTCTCGTTTATAAGATTGATAAAGTAACGCCACCAACAGATGAAGAATCCGGGGAGCTGAAAAAACTTGTCGAACCGCTACTTAAAAATGAAAAGTACAACACACTCGTTCAGATGTACATAGACAAACTGAGAAAAGATGCTGAAATTATTAGGAACGAGCGGATTTTTAGATGA
- the rsmH gene encoding 16S rRNA (cytosine(1402)-N(4))-methyltransferase RsmH, with protein sequence MVEHYPVLHREVLSFFKNIKGRYIVDATVGGGGHSFLLLKNLPETFLIGIDKDDYALEKAEEKLSPFKGRFRLIKGSFKDIDTIVHSMDIKYVSGVLFDLGVSTFQLKTERGFSFQREEPLDMRMDRTQKKTAFDVVNRYTKIELEKIIKDYGEEKFARRIASAIVEARKKKRIETTKELAQIVYNVYPPPLRRGRIHPATKTFQAIRIEVNNELEEIKEGVNKGIDLLEKGGIIAVISFHSLEDRIVKNIYRERKRLKDIEILTKKPITPGTEEIRENPPSRSAKLRVAKRI encoded by the coding sequence GTGGTAGAACATTACCCTGTTCTTCACAGGGAAGTACTCAGTTTTTTCAAAAATATAAAAGGAAGATATATAGTTGACGCGACGGTAGGTGGAGGGGGACATTCCTTCCTCCTTTTAAAAAACCTACCTGAAACATTCCTTATTGGGATTGACAAAGATGATTACGCATTAGAAAAGGCCGAGGAAAAACTCTCACCATTTAAAGGAAGATTCAGACTTATAAAAGGATCATTTAAAGATATAGATACGATTGTTCATTCAATGGACATAAAATACGTATCCGGAGTCCTTTTTGATCTTGGAGTATCAACATTCCAGCTAAAAACTGAAAGAGGTTTCTCATTCCAGAGGGAAGAACCCCTTGATATGAGAATGGATAGAACACAGAAAAAAACAGCCTTTGATGTTGTAAACAGATACACAAAGATAGAACTTGAAAAGATAATAAAGGATTATGGTGAGGAAAAGTTTGCAAGGAGAATTGCCTCAGCCATTGTTGAAGCAAGAAAGAAAAAGAGAATTGAGACCACAAAGGAGCTTGCACAGATAGTTTATAATGTATATCCACCACCATTAAGAAGGGGCAGAATACATCCAGCAACAAAAACTTTTCAGGCGATAAGGATAGAGGTGAACAATGAGCTTGAGGAGATTAAAGAAGGTGTAAATAAAGGTATAGATCTACTTGAAAAAGGAGGGATCATTGCTGTAATCTCATTTCACTCACTTGAAGATAGAATTGTAAAAAATATTTACAGGGAGAGGAAAAGATTAAAGGATATTGAGATTCTGACGAAAAAACCTATTACACCGGGGACTGAGGAGATAAGAGAAAATCCTCCTTCCCGTAGTGCTAAACTGAGAGTTGCGAAGAGGATTTAA